Proteins from one Chanodichthys erythropterus isolate Z2021 chromosome 15, ASM2448905v1, whole genome shotgun sequence genomic window:
- the LOC137037955 gene encoding coiled-coil domain-containing protein 106-like has translation MSHYNTRKKRNAENVEDECEAPVNTMKPIKQEILMWQNKAEVLQNKVNELEALNSELRQQVVELSAQQNLIPSTSVAHGESGADDLTSDGNTSTDVESSVTEESSDDSSSSSSSEETQRKTKKRKTKKNKSKKHKKNKKKGKNEYDKIKRANNVRDVIRRYKRLLKLTKRGATMTKAFRKEGVSRNAVAQLAPIAELYFADRVQFNSISFTPGKLAEFAERCREHIVGDVKKKVLSMKIKGSLLPFCLNK, from the exons aTGTCACATTACAACACCCGCAAAAAACGCAACGCAGAAAATGTAGAGGATGAATGTGAAG ctCCAGTGAATACAATGAAGCCAATAAAGCAAGAAATACTGATGTGGCAGAACAAGGCAGAAGTATTACAAAATAAAGTGAATGAGTTGGAAGCCTTGAACAGCGAGCTTCGGCAGCAAGTTGTGGAGCTTTCAGCACAGCAAA ATCTGATTCCTAGTACTTCAGTGGCACATGGAGAAAGTGGTGCTGATGACCTAACTAGTGATGGGAACACATCAACTGATGTGGAGTCATCGGTCACAGAAGAATCATCTGATGATTCCTCTTCAAGTTCAagttctgaagagactcaaagaaaaacaaagaaaaggaaaaccaagaaaaacaaaagcaagAAACATAAGAAGAACAAGAAGAAGGGCAAGAATGAATATGACAAGATAAAACGAG CTAATAATGTTCGTGATGTCATACGTCGATACAAAAGGCTTTTGAAGCTTACGAAACGTGGAGCCACCATGACCAAAGCCTTCAGAAAAGAGGGTGTCTCTCGGAATGCAGTGGCCCAGCTCGCCCCTATCGCAGAGCTGTACTTTGCAGACAGGGTGCAGTTCAACAGCATCAGCTTCACACCAGGGAAGCTAGCCGAGTTTGCGGAGAGATGCCGAGAACACATTGTGGgagatgttaaaaaaaaagtgttatcgATGAAAATTAAAGGTTCACTTTTGCCTTTTTGTCTGAATAAGTGA